Proteins from a genomic interval of Chryseobacterium indologenes:
- a CDS encoding CoA transferase subunit A translates to MIDKRVKNAKEAIEGIKDGMTLMLGGFGLCGIPENSINALVESDVKDLTCISNNAGVDDFGLGLLLHKRQIKKMISSYVGENAEFERQMLSGELEVELTPQGTLAEKCRAAQSGIPAFYTPAGYGTEIAEGKEVKEFKGKPHILEHAFDADFSIVKAWKGDHVGNLIFKGSARNFNHPMAGAGKITIAEVEELVEPGELDPNEIHIPGIMIQRIFQGEKFEKRIEQRTVRTKE, encoded by the coding sequence ATGATAGATAAAAGAGTAAAAAATGCAAAGGAAGCCATTGAAGGAATTAAGGATGGAATGACACTGATGCTTGGCGGATTCGGACTTTGTGGTATTCCTGAAAACTCAATCAATGCCTTGGTGGAAAGTGATGTGAAAGATTTAACCTGTATTTCAAATAATGCAGGAGTAGATGATTTCGGATTGGGATTGCTGCTTCACAAAAGACAGATTAAGAAAATGATCTCTTCTTATGTAGGAGAAAACGCAGAATTTGAAAGACAAATGCTTTCCGGAGAACTAGAAGTTGAGCTGACTCCGCAAGGAACTTTAGCCGAAAAATGCAGAGCTGCTCAGTCAGGCATTCCGGCCTTCTATACACCGGCAGGATACGGAACTGAAATTGCTGAAGGGAAAGAAGTAAAGGAATTCAAAGGAAAACCTCATATTTTAGAACATGCTTTTGATGCAGATTTTTCTATCGTAAAAGCCTGGAAAGGAGATCACGTCGGAAATCTTATTTTCAAAGGATCTGCCAGAAATTTTAACCACCCGATGGCAGGAGCAGGAAAAATTACCATTGCGGAAGTAGAAGAACTGGTAGAACCCGGAGAATTAGATCCTAACGAAATTCATATTCCGGGCATCATGATTCAGAGAATTTTCCAGGGAGAAAAATTTGAAAAAAGAATCGAACAGAGAACAGTAAGAACTAAAGAATAA
- a CDS encoding CoA transferase subunit B codes for MLTKEQIAKRISKELKDRYYVNLGIGIPTLVANYVPEGISVEFQSENGVLGMGPFPFEGEEDADIINAGKQTITILDGGSFFDSAFSFGMIRGQKVDLTILGAMEVSENGDIANWKIPGKMVKGMGGAMDLVASAENIIVAMMHVNKAGESKILKKCTLPLTGVNCVKRVVTELAVLDVTPAGFKLVERAPGVSVEHIVNATEADLIIEGEIPEMQL; via the coding sequence ATGCTTACAAAAGAACAAATTGCCAAAAGAATTTCAAAAGAACTGAAAGATCGTTATTATGTAAACCTGGGAATAGGAATCCCTACTTTGGTTGCCAACTATGTTCCGGAAGGTATTTCTGTAGAATTCCAGAGTGAAAACGGAGTTTTAGGGATGGGACCTTTCCCTTTCGAAGGAGAAGAAGATGCTGATATCATCAATGCCGGAAAACAAACTATTACTATTTTAGACGGAGGCTCATTCTTCGATTCTGCTTTCAGTTTCGGAATGATCCGTGGTCAGAAGGTAGATCTTACCATTCTGGGAGCCATGGAAGTTTCCGAAAACGGAGATATTGCCAATTGGAAAATTCCGGGAAAAATGGTAAAAGGAATGGGAGGTGCCATGGATTTAGTTGCTTCAGCCGAAAATATTATTGTTGCCATGATGCACGTTAATAAGGCTGGAGAAAGCAAGATCCTGAAAAAATGTACCCTTCCCCTTACCGGAGTAAACTGTGTGAAAAGAGTCGTTACCGAATTAGCTGTTCTGGATGTGACTCCCGCAGGGTTCAAACTGGTGGAAAGAGCTCCGGGTGTTTCAGTAGAACACATTGTGAACGCTACAGAGGCAGATCTGATCATTGAAGGTGAAATTCCTGAAATGCAATTGTAA
- a CDS encoding DUF4197 domain-containing protein: protein MRKNILLAAGLLFSVSAQAQLFDIIKSTVKNKTGVDLDAPVKTKGTTAATTTTPQPSTNVNSTSNPVNLGNLTSPQISSGLKEALTLGVTDGVKKLALTDGFFKNEAVKILMPEKLRKIDTTLRSLGMGSLADEGVKLLNRAAEDAVTEAAPIFTSAITSMTINDAKNILLGTDNAATNYLQSKTQNQLFTAFQPKVKASLGKVGADTVWKNLISKYNTFTGQAVTTDLNEYVTTETINGVFKMVAQKESGIRNTPAMRTTSILQKVFGAQDNK, encoded by the coding sequence ATGAGAAAAAACATTTTATTAGCAGCCGGATTATTATTTTCAGTATCTGCTCAAGCACAGCTTTTCGATATTATAAAATCTACCGTCAAAAATAAAACAGGTGTGGATCTTGATGCTCCTGTCAAAACAAAAGGAACAACAGCTGCAACGACCACGACACCTCAACCTTCTACAAACGTTAATTCCACCAGCAATCCTGTAAATCTTGGAAACCTTACTTCGCCACAGATTTCGTCAGGATTAAAAGAAGCTTTAACCCTTGGAGTAACGGATGGAGTAAAAAAACTGGCTTTAACGGATGGCTTTTTTAAAAATGAGGCTGTAAAAATTCTGATGCCTGAAAAGTTAAGAAAAATTGATACTACCCTACGTTCTCTGGGAATGGGAAGTCTTGCTGATGAGGGAGTAAAGCTTTTAAACAGAGCTGCCGAGGACGCCGTTACCGAAGCTGCCCCTATTTTCACCAGCGCGATTACGTCAATGACGATCAACGACGCTAAAAATATTTTATTAGGAACTGATAATGCTGCCACCAATTATTTACAAAGCAAAACTCAGAACCAGCTATTTACGGCTTTCCAGCCAAAAGTAAAAGCATCACTGGGTAAAGTAGGTGCAGACACAGTATGGAAAAACCTGATCTCAAAATATAATACATTCACAGGACAGGCCGTAACCACCGACCTTAATGAATATGTAACTACAGAAACAATCAACGGGGTATTCAAAATGGTAGCCCAGAAAGAAAGCGGGATCAGAAATACCCCTGCAATGAGAACGACAAGTATTTTGCAGAAGGTTTTCGGAGCACAGGATAATAAATAA
- a CDS encoding family 20 glycosylhydrolase, producing the protein MVFSIRCPFKRRTKKEKYAIEISPANIVIRSYTDQGHFLALQTLIQIFEQYKDSKKIPAMKIEDEPKFAWRGMHLDVCRHFFTVDEVKQYIDYLAMYKLNTFHWHLTDDQGWRIEIKKYPKLTQIGSKRKESMIGAYADNTFDGKPYGPYFYTQDQIKEVVKYAQEKHITVVPEIEMPGHALAALSAYPELACTKGPFAAATKWGVFDDVFCPKDETFTFLENVLDEVIQLFPSQYIHIGGDECPKTRWKECAHCQELIKKNNLKDEHGLQSYFIQRIEKYVNSKGRKIIGWDEILEGGLAPNAAVMSWTGVNGGIEAAKSKHFAVMTPGAYCYFDHYQGDPQSEPNAFGGFTPLDKVYSYNPIPSELTPEQGKYIMGVQANLWTEYIDNFKQVQYMIFPRLMALSEVGWGTSDPENYKNFENRVISQFKVLDKMGVNYAKSIYNISGKVVPAGTGITYELSTSQNSSGIRYTTDGADPTINSKTYQGAIPVPASMTIKSAYFENGQLKSSITSQQFTISKTTGKKINLENQPSENYSFGGAATLVDGIIGNSRQLGKTWLGFNGKDVVATIDFGQKTDFSQVYFNTLENKGSWIHLAKSAKIFTSEDNKNFKLIKEIGKEEIQNAKGKMLLNVGKQNSRYFKIAIENAGIIPAGNPGADSKAWLFVDEIGVN; encoded by the coding sequence ATTGTTTTCTCCATCCGTTGTCCCTTTAAGCGAAGAACAAAAAAAGAAAAATATGCCATTGAAATCTCGCCGGCAAATATTGTAATCCGCTCTTATACAGACCAGGGGCATTTTCTGGCTCTTCAGACCCTGATTCAGATTTTTGAACAATATAAAGACAGTAAGAAAATTCCGGCCATGAAAATCGAAGATGAGCCGAAGTTTGCCTGGAGAGGAATGCATTTGGACGTATGCCGTCACTTTTTCACTGTAGATGAAGTAAAGCAGTATATTGATTATCTGGCCATGTATAAATTGAACACTTTTCATTGGCATTTGACAGATGATCAGGGATGGAGAATTGAAATTAAAAAATATCCTAAACTAACCCAGATTGGTTCTAAGCGTAAAGAATCTATGATAGGTGCCTATGCTGACAATACTTTCGACGGGAAACCTTACGGCCCTTATTTTTATACTCAGGATCAGATTAAGGAGGTCGTAAAATATGCACAGGAAAAACATATTACCGTCGTTCCGGAAATAGAAATGCCGGGACATGCCTTGGCAGCATTATCTGCATATCCTGAACTGGCATGTACAAAAGGCCCTTTTGCAGCTGCCACCAAATGGGGTGTTTTTGATGACGTATTTTGTCCTAAAGATGAAACATTTACATTTCTGGAAAATGTCTTAGATGAGGTGATTCAGTTATTCCCCTCACAATACATCCATATCGGTGGTGATGAATGCCCGAAAACACGATGGAAAGAATGTGCTCATTGCCAGGAATTGATAAAGAAAAATAATCTGAAAGATGAACACGGCTTACAGAGCTACTTCATTCAGAGAATTGAAAAATATGTCAACAGTAAAGGCAGGAAAATCATCGGCTGGGATGAAATTTTAGAAGGCGGGTTGGCTCCTAACGCTGCTGTTATGAGCTGGACAGGGGTAAATGGAGGAATTGAAGCTGCAAAATCAAAACATTTTGCCGTAATGACCCCTGGAGCGTATTGCTATTTCGACCATTATCAGGGAGATCCACAGTCAGAACCTAATGCCTTTGGAGGATTTACTCCACTCGATAAAGTATATTCTTATAACCCGATTCCTTCAGAATTAACTCCGGAACAGGGAAAATACATCATGGGAGTACAAGCGAATCTGTGGACAGAGTATATTGACAATTTTAAGCAGGTTCAGTATATGATATTTCCAAGGCTAATGGCACTTTCGGAAGTAGGGTGGGGAACATCAGATCCTGAAAACTATAAAAATTTTGAAAACAGAGTCATCAGTCAGTTCAAAGTGTTGGATAAAATGGGCGTCAATTATGCCAAAAGTATTTATAATATTTCAGGAAAAGTAGTGCCGGCCGGCACAGGAATTACCTATGAGCTGTCCACCTCACAAAATTCAAGCGGCATCCGGTATACAACCGATGGTGCTGATCCTACAATCAATTCAAAAACATATCAGGGTGCTATTCCGGTTCCTGCATCAATGACAATAAAATCAGCCTATTTTGAAAATGGTCAGCTGAAAAGTTCAATCACTTCACAACAATTTACCATTTCAAAAACAACAGGAAAGAAAATTAATCTTGAAAATCAACCGAGTGAAAACTATTCATTCGGGGGCGCAGCTACTCTGGTAGACGGTATAATAGGTAATTCAAGACAACTTGGTAAAACATGGCTGGGCTTTAACGGTAAAGATGTGGTCGCTACCATCGATTTCGGACAAAAAACAGACTTTTCGCAAGTGTATTTCAATACCCTTGAAAATAAAGGAAGCTGGATTCACCTGGCAAAATCTGCAAAAATCTTTACCTCCGAAGACAATAAGAATTTTAAACTGATCAAAGAGATCGGAAAAGAGGAAATTCAGAATGCCAAAGGAAAAATGCTGCTGAACGTAGGAAAACAAAATTCGAGATATTTTAAAATAGCCATTGAAAATGCGGGGATAATTCCGGCCGGAAATCCGGGAGCAGATTCTAAAGCATGGCTTTTTGTCGATGAAATTGGCGTAAATTAG
- a CDS encoding Crp/Fnr family transcriptional regulator: MQNDILCSEFSSPDLVEKLHRFGMLKNYREGDIILDENASIRSIPIVMKGMIKVIRTEEDGREILLYYIKAGESCIMSFLGGMHNEKSIVKAEVEEDSEVLFLPLDKVSLFIKEHPDWLDYIFRLYHKRFEELLDIINAIAFKKVDQRLLNLLHKKSELTGSDTIQTTHEQLANELGTARVVVSRLLKQLEEEGKLKLGRNKILLLKTLNP, encoded by the coding sequence ATGCAGAACGATATACTATGTTCAGAATTCTCTTCACCCGATCTTGTGGAAAAACTGCATCGTTTCGGGATGTTGAAAAACTATAGGGAAGGAGACATTATCTTAGATGAAAATGCATCAATCCGCTCTATTCCTATTGTGATGAAAGGAATGATCAAAGTGATCAGGACAGAAGAAGACGGAAGAGAAATCCTGCTGTACTACATTAAAGCCGGAGAAAGCTGCATCATGTCTTTTCTCGGCGGAATGCACAACGAAAAAAGTATAGTAAAAGCCGAAGTGGAAGAAGATAGTGAGGTACTTTTTCTCCCTTTAGATAAAGTTTCTTTGTTTATTAAAGAGCATCCCGATTGGCTGGACTATATTTTCAGGCTTTATCATAAACGATTTGAGGAACTTTTAGATATTATCAATGCCATTGCCTTTAAAAAAGTAGATCAGCGGCTATTGAACCTTCTTCATAAAAAGTCTGAGCTCACAGGCTCCGATACCATCCAGACCACTCATGAACAGCTTGCCAATGAATTGGGAACAGCGAGAGTTGTTGTGTCGAGACTTCTCAAACAGCTTGAAGAAGAAGGAAAACTGAAACTGGGAAGAAATAAAATACTCCTTCTCAAAACGCTCAATCCGTAA
- a CDS encoding sulfite exporter TauE/SafE family protein: protein MEILAYTASVLIGISLGLIGGGGSILTVPVLVYLFGLDALLATEYSLFIVGASSIVGSFSYCKKGWVDFKIVLIFGIPSVMAIFLTRTYFLPFIPDILIKIHDFAITRNVFLLLLFAGLMILASYKMIRTQATLGISEVDHGENKTLLAMAQGAVVGVLTGLVGAGGGFMIIPALVNLLKVSMKTAIGTSLVLISFNSLIGFLSSVNDAKINWNILSSVTAIAIIGILIGSQLSKKIDGKKLKPAFGWFILIMGIYIITRELFF from the coding sequence ATGGAAATTTTAGCATACACAGCATCAGTTTTAATAGGAATTTCACTTGGTTTAATAGGAGGCGGTGGCAGTATTCTCACGGTACCGGTCTTGGTTTATCTTTTCGGATTGGATGCCTTATTGGCTACAGAATATTCTCTTTTTATCGTCGGGGCAAGCAGTATCGTCGGTTCTTTCTCTTATTGTAAAAAAGGATGGGTCGATTTTAAAATAGTTCTGATATTCGGAATTCCTTCCGTTATGGCAATTTTTCTGACGAGAACCTATTTCCTGCCATTCATACCCGATATCCTCATTAAGATCCATGATTTTGCCATAACCAGAAATGTTTTTTTACTCTTACTTTTTGCGGGTTTAATGATTCTGGCCTCCTATAAAATGATCCGAACTCAGGCTACTTTAGGAATTTCAGAGGTTGATCATGGAGAAAATAAAACTTTACTGGCAATGGCGCAGGGAGCTGTTGTCGGTGTTTTAACAGGGTTGGTAGGAGCCGGAGGAGGTTTTATGATCATCCCTGCACTGGTTAATTTATTGAAAGTTTCCATGAAAACAGCAATAGGAACTTCATTGGTGCTTATTTCTTTCAACTCTCTGATCGGATTCCTTTCATCCGTCAACGATGCAAAAATAAACTGGAATATACTTTCGTCTGTTACAGCCATTGCCATCATAGGAATTCTGATAGGTTCTCAGCTGTCAAAGAAAATTGACGGTAAAAAATTAAAGCCCGCATTTGGATGGTTTATCTTGATAATGGGAATTTATATTATCACCAGAGAACTGTTTTTCTAG
- a CDS encoding MBL fold metallo-hydrolase: MKIEQIYTGCLAQGAYYISSGGEAAIIDPLRETAPYLEKLKKDGLELQYIFETHFHADFVSGHLDLSRKTGAPVVYGPTAKTDFKARIAEDNQVFKVGNITIKVLHTPGHTLESSSYLLIDEFGIEKALFSGDTLFLGDVGRPDLAQKAGNLTKEDLAGMLYDSLYEKILPLPDHIIVYPAHGAGSACGKNMQKETLDTLGNQKKTNYALNQKNKAAFIKEVTDGLSPPPAYFEMNVMMNKKGYHSFDEVLTRGLQALETAAFEEIAEMSGALILDVRNSDIFARGFIPQSVNIGLDGDFAPWVGALVEDVNQPILLVTGKGDEEEAVTRLSRVGFDHVLGFLEGGFEAWEQAGKETDSVNRISAEELEKDIKGKYAKIIDIRRESEYHAEHIEEAFSKPLAYINDWVSQLNSEEHFYIHCGSGYRSTIAASILQARGYRNFTEIEGGFKAISATGIPKSDFVCQTKILK; this comes from the coding sequence ATGAAAATAGAACAGATCTATACAGGATGTCTGGCGCAGGGAGCGTATTACATCAGTTCAGGTGGAGAAGCTGCAATCATTGATCCTCTGAGGGAAACAGCTCCCTATCTCGAAAAATTGAAAAAGGACGGACTTGAACTACAATATATCTTTGAAACCCATTTTCACGCTGATTTTGTCAGTGGCCATCTTGATTTAAGCAGAAAGACAGGAGCTCCGGTTGTCTATGGACCTACAGCAAAAACTGACTTTAAAGCAAGAATAGCAGAAGATAATCAGGTATTCAAAGTAGGAAATATTACAATAAAAGTCCTTCATACTCCCGGGCATACGCTGGAAAGTTCATCTTATCTGCTGATTGATGAATTTGGAATTGAAAAAGCCCTTTTCAGTGGTGACACCTTGTTCCTTGGTGATGTAGGGCGCCCGGATCTTGCCCAAAAGGCAGGAAATCTGACAAAAGAAGACCTCGCTGGAATGCTTTATGACAGCTTGTATGAAAAAATTCTGCCTCTACCGGATCACATTATTGTATATCCGGCTCATGGCGCAGGTTCCGCCTGTGGAAAGAATATGCAGAAGGAAACTCTTGATACGCTGGGAAATCAAAAGAAAACAAATTATGCCCTCAATCAGAAAAATAAAGCAGCTTTCATTAAAGAAGTAACAGACGGGCTCTCGCCTCCGCCTGCTTATTTTGAAATGAATGTCATGATGAATAAAAAAGGATATCATAGCTTTGATGAAGTATTAACAAGAGGTTTACAAGCCTTGGAAACAGCAGCCTTTGAAGAAATCGCAGAAATGTCTGGAGCATTAATTCTCGATGTGAGAAACAGCGATATATTTGCCAGAGGCTTTATTCCACAATCTGTAAATATAGGTTTGGATGGTGATTTTGCCCCTTGGGTCGGAGCTTTAGTTGAAGATGTTAATCAGCCGATTCTTTTAGTGACCGGAAAAGGAGATGAAGAAGAAGCGGTAACCAGGCTGAGCAGAGTAGGCTTTGATCATGTTTTAGGATTTCTGGAAGGAGGTTTCGAAGCATGGGAACAGGCAGGAAAAGAAACGGATTCAGTCAATCGTATTTCTGCTGAAGAATTGGAGAAGGACATTAAAGGAAAATATGCAAAAATAATCGATATCAGAAGAGAAAGTGAATACCACGCAGAACACATTGAAGAAGCATTCAGTAAGCCTTTGGCATATATCAATGACTGGGTGTCTCAGCTGAATAGCGAAGAACATTTTTATATACACTGCGGCAGTGGATATCGAAGTACTATCGCTGCAAGTATTCTTCAGGCGAGAGGATACAGGAATTTTACCGAAATTGAAGGTGGTTTTAAAGCAATCTCTGCCACGGGTATTCCTAAAAGTGATTTTGTTTGTCAGACTAAAATTTTAAAATAA
- a CDS encoding YeeE/YedE family protein, whose product MLEIIKEPWPWYIAGPLIGLTVPALLIMGNKSFGISSALRHACAACVPANIDFFKYDWQKEAWNLFFVLGIFIGGIITANFLMNTSEIIVNPELKAELTGYGITDYSNLVPKQLMNFENLFTIRGFIMMVIGGFLVGFGTRYAGGCTSGHAIMGLSNLQWPSLVATICFMIGGFLMANFILPLILSL is encoded by the coding sequence ATGTTGGAGATCATAAAAGAACCATGGCCCTGGTATATTGCAGGCCCTTTAATCGGACTTACCGTTCCCGCTTTGCTGATCATGGGAAATAAATCCTTTGGAATAAGCTCAGCCTTAAGACATGCATGTGCAGCTTGCGTACCGGCCAATATTGATTTTTTTAAATATGACTGGCAAAAAGAAGCCTGGAATTTATTCTTTGTCCTCGGGATTTTTATCGGAGGAATAATTACAGCCAATTTTCTGATGAATACTTCCGAAATTATCGTTAACCCCGAATTAAAAGCGGAATTGACAGGATACGGGATTACGGATTACAGCAATCTCGTTCCGAAACAATTGATGAATTTTGAAAACCTCTTTACCATCCGGGGATTTATCATGATGGTAATCGGTGGTTTTCTGGTTGGTTTTGGAACACGCTATGCCGGTGGATGTACCAGCGGGCATGCCATCATGGGACTTTCTAATCTACAGTGGCCTTCGTTGGTCGCCACCATTTGTTTTATGATAGGAGGATTTTTAATGGCGAACTTTATCCTGCCCCTTATTCTTTCCCTGTAA
- a CDS encoding YeeE/YedE family protein, with protein MIKEQKKEIRDQDEVCVIENTKDQNEWYHQLKYLAAGVIFGIIFIKAEVISWFRIQEMFRLQSFHMYGVIGSAVLVGMISVFLIKKLKIKTINGEHVTLSPKKFNKGQIYGGLIFGFGWALTGACPGPLFAQIGTGALAVSVTLVSAIAGTWVYGYFRNKLPH; from the coding sequence ATGATAAAAGAACAGAAAAAAGAAATACGGGATCAGGATGAAGTTTGTGTGATAGAAAATACAAAAGACCAGAATGAATGGTATCATCAGTTGAAGTACCTTGCAGCAGGAGTTATATTCGGAATCATATTCATCAAAGCTGAAGTGATAAGTTGGTTCAGGATACAGGAAATGTTCCGGCTCCAGTCTTTTCATATGTATGGAGTCATCGGAAGTGCGGTTTTAGTAGGAATGATCTCCGTATTTCTGATTAAAAAACTGAAGATCAAAACTATCAATGGAGAACATGTTACCTTATCTCCCAAAAAGTTTAATAAAGGACAAATTTATGGAGGATTGATCTTTGGTTTTGGCTGGGCGCTCACAGGAGCCTGCCCCGGACCTCTCTTTGCACAGATCGGAACAGGAGCCCTGGCGGTATCTGTTACGCTGGTAAGTGCCATCGCCGGAACATGGGTATATGGATATTTCAGAAATAAATTACCTCATTAA